In Terriglobia bacterium, the following proteins share a genomic window:
- the cofC gene encoding 2-phospho-L-lactate guanylyltransferase: protein MKTVLLPVKEFGSAKQRLTPALDGRARAGLARAMLADVLSALGRARVPERIVVFTAADEVRAMVEALGFQTIMEKSVDGHSAAINQLIAEFSPTSSNILAIAGDLPRLSPSEIDFALNAASEPVTLMPSRDWTGTNGILFIPPARISMEYGEGSFRRHLSKIAAAGLQSDVMDLPGIAFDIDTPEDLRAFMENPREDSETWRYLSGSTSALRAGVFS from the coding sequence ATGAAAACAGTTCTGTTGCCCGTTAAAGAATTCGGCAGTGCAAAACAACGGCTGACTCCGGCACTGGATGGCCGGGCCCGTGCCGGCCTGGCGCGCGCAATGCTGGCAGATGTTCTAAGTGCCCTCGGCCGCGCGCGTGTTCCGGAACGGATTGTTGTCTTTACTGCTGCCGACGAAGTCCGTGCGATGGTGGAAGCGTTGGGCTTCCAGACCATCATGGAGAAATCCGTCGACGGCCACAGCGCCGCCATCAATCAATTGATCGCTGAATTCTCGCCGACTTCGTCAAACATCCTCGCCATCGCGGGTGATCTTCCCAGGCTTTCTCCCAGCGAAATCGATTTCGCTTTGAACGCCGCATCCGAGCCGGTCACATTGATGCCCTCGCGTGATTGGACCGGCACAAACGGAATTCTTTTCATTCCGCCGGCCCGCATTTCCATGGAATACGGCGAAGGAAGCTTTCGCCGCCACCTCTCGAAAATTGCCGCTGCGGGTTTGCAATCCGATGTCATGGATCTCCCCGGTATCGCCTTCGATATCGACACGCCGGAAGACCTCCGGGCTTTCATGGAAAACCCGCGGGAGGACAGCGAAACGTGGCGGTATTTGTCCGGGTCTACAAGCGCTCTGCGCGCGGGTGTATTCTCCTGA
- the cofD gene encoding 2-phospho-L-lactate transferase, whose protein sequence is MSEAHYTVLAGGTGAAKFLRGLVQVIPQEDIHVIVNVGDDTSVWGLHVSPDIDSITYGLSGKLDAVRGWGLSSETFRCLDEIGAYALPTWFRLGDRDLATHIARTELLRSGLTLTEVTARMAAAIGVRAAVFPASDDPVRTKIETPEGTLGFQEFFVREHWKPDVQGVSYTGAADAHASPAVLSSIHDAQLVVIAPSNPVTSIGPMLAVHEIRDALRCTRAEVVAISPLIGNAAFSGPAAKLMEACGYEVSAAGVARYYHEFLDNIVIDSRDSQLAAAIRYDSIGVQITDIVMSDDAAAGRLARFIIDENSSVAR, encoded by the coding sequence CGGCACCGGCGCGGCGAAATTCCTGCGCGGTCTGGTTCAGGTCATACCTCAGGAAGACATTCATGTCATCGTCAATGTCGGCGACGATACCTCCGTCTGGGGATTGCACGTCAGCCCGGACATCGATTCGATTACCTACGGGCTTTCCGGAAAACTGGATGCCGTGCGAGGCTGGGGCCTGAGCAGTGAGACGTTTCGCTGCCTCGACGAGATTGGCGCGTATGCGCTGCCGACCTGGTTCCGCCTCGGGGACCGCGATCTCGCAACGCACATCGCCCGCACGGAATTGTTGCGATCTGGGCTGACCCTGACCGAAGTCACAGCCCGCATGGCTGCAGCCATCGGCGTCCGCGCGGCGGTTTTCCCTGCCAGCGATGATCCTGTGCGGACGAAAATCGAAACGCCGGAGGGCACCCTCGGGTTTCAGGAATTTTTCGTCCGGGAGCACTGGAAACCTGATGTTCAGGGGGTGAGCTATACCGGCGCCGCCGATGCTCATGCCTCACCGGCGGTCCTGAGTTCCATTCATGACGCACAGTTGGTTGTCATTGCGCCGAGTAATCCGGTCACCAGCATCGGTCCGATGCTGGCGGTGCACGAAATTCGCGACGCGCTGCGCTGCACCCGGGCTGAAGTGGTTGCGATCAGTCCGCTGATCGGAAATGCGGCGTTCAGCGGCCCGGCCGCCAAATTGATGGAAGCCTGCGGTTATGAAGTTTCTGCAGCGGGCGTCGCCCGCTATTACCATGAGTTTCTCGATAATATCGTCATCGACAGTCGCGATTCGCAGCTCGCGGCTGCCATTCGATATGACAGCATTGGCGTTCAGATTACGGATATTGTAATGTCCGACGACGCGGCCGCCGGGCGGCTGGCAAGGTTTATCATCGATGAAAACAGTTCTGTTGCCCGTTAA
- a CDS encoding NAD(P)-binding domain-containing protein, translating into MKVAILGGTGKLGLGFALRLSTSGHEVVIGSREAAKAEEAARPLPGVRGLTNLDAASWCEAALVSVPYAGHGALFESLKDALPDKIIIDATVPIDPANLLQIKTGSGRAAAQETAAMVSGAAVFAAFQTVSHRVLRHPGISHDVLVAGGGARKPQVIELIRSMGLHPIDAGPLEVAGHLERMTVLLLSINRANKVKESGIQITGL; encoded by the coding sequence ATGAAGGTTGCAATACTTGGAGGAACGGGCAAGCTCGGACTCGGATTCGCTCTTCGTCTGAGCACCTCGGGGCATGAAGTCGTGATCGGCTCACGGGAGGCCGCAAAGGCGGAGGAGGCCGCACGACCCCTTCCCGGCGTTCGCGGTCTGACAAATCTCGACGCGGCTTCCTGGTGCGAAGCGGCGCTGGTCTCGGTCCCTTATGCCGGACATGGCGCGTTGTTCGAGTCTCTGAAAGATGCGCTTCCGGACAAAATCATCATCGATGCGACTGTGCCGATCGATCCGGCCAACCTGCTTCAGATCAAGACCGGATCCGGCAGGGCGGCGGCACAGGAGACGGCTGCAATGGTTTCCGGAGCCGCGGTATTCGCGGCGTTTCAGACTGTTTCTCATCGTGTGCTGCGGCATCCCGGGATTTCGCACGACGTACTGGTCGCCGGCGGCGGCGCAAGGAAGCCGCAAGTGATCGAACTGATCCGGTCGATGGGACTCCATCCCATTGACGCCGGCCCGCTTGAAGTGGCAGGGCATCTCGAGCGCATGACCGTGCTCTTGCTTTCCATCAACAGAGCCAACAAAGTTAAGGAAAGCGGGATCCAGATAACCGGGCTGTGA
- a CDS encoding DUF3800 domain-containing protein yields the protein MIPLKEIAEVLNPSGARYMALFRFYCDESYDSDPALDPANIGLAFHQLGSKPHVPRAYVVGGVFAGESAWTDIEKQWAPINMQFGVGRYHAAQVNAREGEFKDWLKDKQRDYSKALLDIVLNQGRKIHAISCGMLPREYRAIISEEGRRKLGHPYLACFKSAIALIAQEMEFRRHFGPDDKFAVILDRNEHENEAVEIFYKMKDSKEWPFHRRLATCAPGGWEDHLGLQPADLIAYETYRILADRYDGKYNDDDVRPFLRRMFSTNGFLGYYFEPWAFNEIKEHLENIDCVPNGFILNFPAPEPPDEQ from the coding sequence ATGATTCCCCTCAAGGAGATTGCCGAAGTATTAAACCCGTCAGGAGCCCGATATATGGCGCTGTTTAGATTCTACTGTGACGAAAGCTACGATTCTGATCCCGCGTTAGATCCTGCAAACATAGGTTTAGCCTTTCACCAACTCGGCAGCAAGCCACATGTTCCGCGCGCGTACGTAGTTGGCGGAGTGTTCGCAGGCGAATCGGCGTGGACTGACATTGAGAAACAGTGGGCACCGATAAATATGCAATTTGGCGTTGGTCGCTATCACGCAGCTCAGGTAAATGCGCGAGAAGGTGAATTTAAAGATTGGCTAAAGGACAAGCAGCGCGACTACTCGAAGGCTCTACTTGACATAGTGCTGAACCAGGGCAGAAAGATCCACGCAATTAGCTGCGGAATGCTGCCACGCGAGTACCGGGCCATCATAAGCGAGGAAGGTCGCAGAAAACTCGGCCATCCATATTTAGCATGTTTCAAAAGTGCAATAGCGCTCATTGCACAAGAAATGGAATTCAGGCGACATTTTGGTCCGGATGATAAATTTGCCGTCATTCTCGACAGGAACGAGCATGAAAACGAAGCCGTGGAAATCTTTTATAAGATGAAGGACTCAAAAGAGTGGCCATTTCATCGCAGACTAGCGACATGCGCCCCCGGAGGATGGGAGGACCACCTAGGCCTACAGCCAGCCGATCTAATCGCATACGAAACGTATCGAATTCTCGCGGACCGATATGACGGCAAGTATAACGACGACGATGTCCGTCCATTTTTGCGACGAATGTTTTCAACCAATGGATTTCTTGGCTACTATTTTGAACCGTGGGCGTTC
- a CDS encoding phosphatidylglycerol lysyltransferase domain-containing protein, translating to MELLLLKYGYVLLFAGVIVEGEAVLVAGSLLASRGYFNIGTVALVALAANTLSAQFYYTAARVRGRRWFEAKFPKNSPYRRIIDWVAHRDNWVLLISRFVFGFRIVIPAACGAFGMPAARFTVINVIAGLLWVVPISVAGYYFGEELTGFLRGARHYTLTALVGGLGILAVFFAWRHIQRVRSIFENLEWSDLHNAIPFVMGLMGALNILAAILPSSETLLRGVRGWLPLEVSQGSRTLMLFTGVALLQVTQNLAKRKQLAWWVAVIALSFSLLLHVTSGFDVQNSLIALILLVYLIYFRRRFYTRSDPASLRKGLMVTPLLLLMVFFYGLTGFAATSLQFHWPASATPFTEAVRGGILIVKPDVVPVTRYARLFLNSLQFAGWITRLYILILILRPFISRDRLEAPKADIDRIFERYGKESVSALAIQRDKHHLLVAERQGLVAFATGGSIAMACGDPLVSDDLFARAVQDYIDHCGRHGWTPCVYFAAEERLPVYHSLKWQSSGVSEEAIVNLLAFEHSVNIRSLGIVQRYDRAAGTDPLIDEQLEEVTEDWLELRHMGETGFTAGNFSLEQLGQGPVFVLGNPYRIEAFSTWLPYKNGKAVVLAILRQRRHTPHEIVRAFVVESLRLLKESGFEEASLTVATIDREQIESFQPVWKPRYLAYPRGANVSKITRTLATIRNR from the coding sequence GTGGAGCTGTTACTCCTTAAATACGGTTATGTGTTGTTGTTTGCGGGGGTGATCGTTGAAGGCGAGGCCGTCCTTGTTGCCGGCTCGCTGCTGGCGAGCCGGGGGTACTTCAACATCGGGACCGTCGCCCTGGTCGCGCTCGCCGCGAACACACTGAGCGCGCAATTCTATTACACCGCTGCACGGGTCCGCGGCCGCCGCTGGTTTGAAGCAAAGTTTCCGAAGAACTCGCCCTACCGGAGGATTATCGACTGGGTTGCGCACCGGGATAACTGGGTTCTTCTCATCAGCCGGTTCGTTTTCGGTTTCCGCATTGTCATTCCCGCCGCCTGCGGCGCGTTCGGCATGCCCGCGGCGCGCTTCACCGTCATCAATGTCATTGCGGGCCTGCTCTGGGTCGTGCCGATTTCGGTTGCCGGATATTACTTCGGTGAAGAGTTAACGGGGTTCCTCCGCGGCGCGCGCCATTACACGTTGACGGCGCTGGTCGGCGGCCTTGGCATCCTGGCGGTGTTTTTTGCGTGGCGCCATATTCAACGCGTCCGTTCGATATTTGAAAACCTCGAGTGGTCGGATCTTCACAATGCCATTCCGTTCGTGATGGGCTTGATGGGCGCGCTCAACATTCTCGCCGCCATTCTGCCCAGCTCCGAAACCTTGTTACGCGGCGTGCGGGGATGGCTGCCGCTCGAAGTATCGCAAGGCAGCCGGACCCTGATGCTTTTTACCGGCGTGGCCCTGTTGCAGGTGACTCAAAATCTCGCCAAGCGCAAACAACTCGCCTGGTGGGTGGCCGTCATTGCGCTGTCCTTTTCCCTCCTCCTTCACGTCACCAGCGGTTTCGATGTGCAAAACTCGCTCATCGCTCTCATTCTGCTCGTCTACCTGATTTACTTCCGGCGGCGCTTCTATACGCGATCCGATCCGGCGTCATTGCGCAAGGGTCTGATGGTGACGCCTCTGCTTCTGTTGATGGTTTTCTTTTACGGTTTAACAGGCTTCGCCGCCACCTCGCTGCAGTTCCACTGGCCGGCCAGCGCGACGCCCTTTACGGAGGCGGTTCGAGGCGGCATTCTGATCGTCAAACCGGACGTTGTCCCCGTAACGCGTTACGCGCGGCTGTTCCTGAACTCATTGCAATTCGCTGGATGGATCACGCGTCTCTACATTCTCATCCTCATCCTGCGGCCGTTCATTTCAAGGGACAGGCTCGAAGCGCCGAAAGCCGACATCGATCGAATATTCGAACGTTATGGCAAGGAATCGGTCTCTGCACTTGCAATTCAGCGCGATAAGCATCACCTGCTGGTGGCCGAACGACAGGGTCTGGTGGCATTTGCCACCGGCGGTTCGATCGCGATGGCCTGCGGCGACCCCCTCGTATCGGACGATCTCTTTGCCAGGGCTGTCCAGGATTACATCGACCATTGCGGAAGGCACGGCTGGACTCCGTGTGTATACTTTGCCGCCGAAGAGCGGCTGCCGGTTTATCACTCGCTCAAGTGGCAATCCTCTGGAGTGTCCGAAGAGGCCATTGTGAATCTTTTGGCGTTTGAGCATTCTGTGAACATTCGCTCTCTCGGCATTGTGCAGCGATACGATCGCGCAGCTGGAACGGATCCGCTGATCGACGAACAGCTCGAAGAAGTGACCGAAGACTGGCTGGAGCTGCGGCACATGGGCGAGACGGGCTTTACAGCCGGGAATTTCTCGCTGGAGCAACTCGGGCAAGGCCCGGTCTTCGTTCTCGGCAATCCTTATCGCATCGAGGCATTCAGCACCTGGCTGCCTTATAAGAATGGTAAAGCCGTCGTGCTGGCCATCCTGCGCCAGCGGCGGCATACGCCTCATGAAATTGTCCGGGCCTTCGTGGTGGAGTCTCTGCGTCTGTTGAAAGAGTCGGGGTTTGAGGAAGCAAGCCTGACCGTAGCCACAATCGACCGGGAGCAGATTGAAAGTTTTCAGCCCGTGTGGAAGCCGCGGTATCTGGCATATCCGCGAGGCGCCAATGTGTCGAAGATTACCCGGACGCTGGCCACGATCCGGAACCGGTGA
- the cofE gene encoding coenzyme F420-0:L-glutamate ligase codes for MTLEFLPIQHVPEIQPETDLARSLADAIRVSGLELLETDILAVTQKIVSKAEGRIVLLESVEPSDESLAIARRMSKDPRLVELIRRESRRIVRMRGEVIICETHHGFICANAGIDQSNVNGTATVTLLPKDPDRSARELARVLGCGIIITDTFGRAWREGLVDVAIGIAGVPPFIDFRGKTDAFGHDLRVTLLAAADALSAGAGLAMGKISRTPAAIIRGFEWEKAESHAGALLRPIEKDLFL; via the coding sequence ATGACCTTGGAATTCCTTCCAATTCAACATGTTCCGGAGATCCAGCCGGAAACCGATCTCGCCCGCTCGCTGGCGGATGCGATTCGTGTGTCGGGGCTGGAACTTCTGGAAACGGACATTCTTGCGGTTACTCAAAAAATCGTTTCGAAAGCGGAAGGGCGAATCGTTCTGCTCGAAAGTGTCGAGCCGTCGGACGAAAGCCTTGCCATCGCCCGGCGAATGTCGAAAGATCCGCGCCTGGTCGAACTGATCCGCCGGGAGTCCCGGCGGATCGTTCGGATGCGCGGCGAAGTGATCATTTGCGAAACCCATCACGGGTTTATTTGCGCCAATGCCGGTATCGACCAATCGAATGTAAACGGAACCGCAACGGTCACCCTTCTTCCGAAAGATCCGGACCGTTCCGCCCGCGAGCTGGCACGCGTGCTGGGATGTGGCATCATCATTACAGATACTTTCGGGCGCGCCTGGCGGGAAGGCCTGGTGGACGTCGCGATCGGCATCGCGGGTGTTCCGCCTTTTATCGACTTTCGCGGAAAAACAGACGCGTTCGGTCACGATTTACGCGTCACCTTGCTGGCTGCTGCGGACGCGCTGTCCGCCGGCGCGGGTCTGGCCATGGGCAAGATCTCGCGGACGCCTGCCGCGATCATTCGCGGTTTTGAATGGGAGAAGGCGGAGAGTCATGCGGGAGCTCTGCTGAGGCCCATCGAAAAGGATCTATTTTTATGA